A genomic region of Procambarus clarkii isolate CNS0578487 chromosome 88, FALCON_Pclarkii_2.0, whole genome shotgun sequence contains the following coding sequences:
- the LOC138358968 gene encoding uncharacterized protein: MGGASCGDTVRRMMRRIGTYGVWSQYSLVGRKRKRVFKTLDICNVIIKACINTHTNATERDVETSIADMLKNAPNKHGGNRYKGGEARIHVHHIAESDMTNNENSGEPGAWHTAESSLMSI, encoded by the exons atgggcggtgcaagctgtggagacacagtgagacgaatgatgaggaggatagggacctatggggtctggtctcagtattcactcgttgggcgcaagaggaaacgtgtcttcaaaaccttggatatttgtaatgtaataataa aagcctgtatcaacacccacactaatgcaactgaaagagatgttgagacaagtattgctgatatgttgaagaacgccccaaacaaacacggtggaaacagatacaag ggtggtgaagcaagaatacatgtgcatcacatagcagagtcggatatgacgaataatgaaaacagcggagagcctggtgcatggcataccgctgaatcttctctaatgtctatatag